ATGCCAAAACAGCAAATATACCGGTTATCATGCTTACCGCAAAAAGTGAAGAAACTGACAAGATTGTTGGACTTGAGATAGGGGCAGACGATTACATGACCAAACCTTTCAGCATGAGGGAGCTCCTGGCAAGAATAAAAGCTATATTGAAAAGATACGGGACAGGTGTCGAAAAAACGCAGAGTATTTTGAAATATCCGGGACTTGAAATAGATGTTGACCAGCATATTGTGACGGTGATTGGAAAGAAATTAGAATTAACGGCGAAGGAATTCCTGTTATTAAAATATTTGGCCGAGAACAAAGAAAGGGTCTACAGCAGGGACAAGCTTCTTGATAGTGTCTGGGGTATCGATGCGGCAATCGAAACGCGTACTGTTGATGTCCATATGAGACGGCTCAGGGAAAAATTAAAGTCAGCATCGCATTATTTAAAGACGCTCCACGGCGTAGGATATAAATTCTCGGAAAAGAGCTGATACATGTTCAAAAGCATCAGGCCCGTTATTTTTCTTGTCCTTACAGGGATCGTGCTGATCTCTTTCCTGCTCCTTTCTTTGATCGCCCTTCCTTCAATAAAGGACCTTGCTGTTTCCCAGATAAAAGATCAGCTTTTGGTTCAAGCAAACATGAGCAGGGAAGATTTTTCAAATCTTCTGCTTTCAAATGCTGTAAAGGCAGTTTCGCAGGAAAAAGCAGTTGAAATCGCAAAAAATACGGGAAGCCGGGTCACTTTGATAAACAAAGACGGGGCGGTCCTCGCTGACTCGGACGAACCTCTTTCAAAGATCAAGGCGATGGAAAATCACCTTACAAGACCGGAAGTAGTAGAAGCCGCGTCAGGAAAATACGGCTCTTCTATAAGGTACAGTGAAACAACAAGAAGGGATCAAATATATCTTGCCTTGGCTTTAAGAGAAAAAAACGGCAGGATCCTCGGTTATCTGAGGATGTCCGATCCTTCTGAGTATATTCCCAAGATCACATTAAAATTCTACAGGTCACTGGCTCTTGCGCTTCTGTTAGCGTTGGCTGTCTGTGTTATAACAAGCTATTTTATCTCGATGATATTCACAAGGCCGTTAAGGCGGCTTGTAGAAACTTCCGAAAAGATATCCGAAGGCCGTTTTCCGGCTACGATAATGAAGAAATCCTGGTTTGAGATAGGCTCGCTCGAAAGAGCTGTCGAGAAGATGAGCTTAAAGCTTTCAGATCTTTTCAATAATATTAAAAAACAGCAGGGAAGCTCAGGCGCAGTCTTCTCGGGAATGAAGGAAGGCGTTGTGGTCCTTGATAAAGACGGAAAGATACACACGGTCAATCCCGCAGTTGAAAAGATCTTCGGTCTGCACGGTGATGATCTGACAGGAAAAACGGTCCTTGAAGTGCTGCGGAACAACGAGATAGCGGCTATAACGGATAGGTCCATTAAATTGGGAAAAGAGATAGAGGAGGAAATCGATATATTGACCCCTGTAGAAGCATCATTCGCGGTTTATGCCGGGCCGATCAAAGATAAGGACGGGGATATCTTCGGCGGAATATGCGTTCTTCATGATATAACAAAGCTAAAAAAGCTTGAGAGGTACCGCTCTGAATTTGTCGCGAATATCTCTCATGAACTAAAAACACCTTTAACGGCTATAAAGAACTATGCGGAGACGCTGCTCAACAGTGCTCCGGACGATAAGGAAAAGAGCAGGGAATTTATCCTGAAGATCGAAAAACACTCCGACAATCTTTCTTCATTGATTGACGACATTCTCGAGCTTTCAAGGCTTGAGTCCGGAGTGAAATCTGGCGAGCCGAAGAGCGTCAATATATCAGAGGTCATATCCAGATCGGTTGAATTGCTTTTGGAAAAGGCAAACAAAAAAGGCATTGTTATAAATGTTGAATGTGACGGTCAGCTGTCCATTAGAAGTATCAAAGACCATCTTTTCAGGGCAGTTTCAAATCTTATAGACAATGCGGTGAATTATTCTGAAAAAGACAGCATGGTAAGCATAAAATGTGTTAGAAAAGACAATAATATAGAGATCTCTGTTTCAGACAACGGCATCGGTATACCCAAAGAAAACATCGGCCGCATCTTTGAGAGGTTTTACCGTGTTGATCCGGGCAGATCAAGAGATTCCGGTGGAACAGGTCTTGGCCTTTCTATCGTCAAACATATAATGGAACTTCACGGCGGCAGGGTCTCTGTTCAAAGCGAGGCCGGAAAAGGCTCGACATTCACGCTTATATTCCCTTTGTAAATATTTTACTCCCAGTTAACAAATCCTTCATCAAGCCGTAACACCCCGATACGATAATAGTAGTGTGATACCAAAGAAGAAGACGATCTACTATCACAGGAAAAGGAGGTGCAAAAACCGGTTAGGGCTTGCATTGCTTGCTGTCTTAGCGGAAAAGAGAAAACAAGGACGCTCTTTTCTTGATCTGGCGGCAGGAAGAATGATGATGATGATCAATAAAAAGGAGGAATCAGATGTTCAATAAGATAACGTGTTTTTTGTTGATGACAGTTTTGACTGCAAGCGCTATGGCAGCGCCCGCGGCAAAGAAGCTGCAACCCGCTAAAGCGAAAAAAGCGGTTGTAAAAGCAGGAAAAAAAGCAGCACCGCAAATGAAAGCCTCGCCTAAGATGAAATCTCAGGAGAACAAGGCAGAGGATACAACGGAAGATATCAGGGACGACGTGAACAAGGCTGTGTCTGAGCTAAAAGGCCAGATAGACACAGTGAAAGCCGATAATAGCGACGCGAAGGTCGGTGGGGTGATATTTTTCAGGTGGCAGAGCAAATCAAGCGGAGCAGCATTTAACAATTTTGATATTGACAGAGCGTATGTTGACATAAAAAAGAAGCTTGGCGGCGGAGCAGCAATGAGGGTGACTCTTGATGTGGCAAGGCTCAGCACTGCTTTGGATACGGCGAAGACAACCCAGAACCTGTTCGATTATCTGAAATATGCTTATGTGGATATTCCTATAGATTTAGCTAATATGCAGGTAATCCCGATGTCGTTGACCGCAAAAGTCGGTCTTCAGCACACCGTCTGGATCGACTGGATGGACAAGATCATGGATATAAGGTTCATCGCGAAGAGCCTAGTGGATAATGAAGGTCTTATGTCGTCGGCAGATTTCGGTATCGGAGCAACAGGAAAATTTACATTGCCGATGGTCCCGGAAATCGAGTATCATGCTACCCTTTTAAACGGTACGGGATATAAAGCCGTTGAGACCAATAACAGGAAAGACCTGTCTTTGAGATTGAATTCGGATCTCTATTCAGATGCGACATACGGTAAAGTAACGGCAGGTACATTTTTGTCTTTATTGGGAGAGGACAGCACTTTGGTCAACAAAGACGGCACAAAAGCCGGAGCAGCTGTTGCATACAGGCATGATCTGGGGACCGTCTTCGGGGAGTATTACAGAGCGAAAGGCGGAGTTGCCGGAACGAGCATAGGAGGATTATTCAATGTCCAGCCGCTGGTGGAATGGCTGCCTCTGAGCCTTTTTGCAAGGGCGGATGTTTATAGTCCTAACCTTAATACGACCGCAACGACTGATGTTAAAAGGTCATTCTACGGGATAGTTTGCCAGATAAACAAAGATATCCGTCTCGCAGTCGACCAGCAGACATCCCAGACAGGGTCCGGTGCACAGTCAAGTGTTCTGTACGTCCAGATGGAGACGAAGTATTAATTAACAAATATTTAACAAATGCGTAATATTATGTTAATGGATAAAGATGATAATAAAAAAGGAGGCCAAATGATGATAAAGAAAGTTTTTGCGGCGCTGTCAATAATGGCAGTAATTTTTACGGGCATGTCCGCTGCCGCTGACCTGAACGGGGCAGGCGCGACATTCCCGTACCCGATCTATTCGAAGTGGATGTCCGAGTATAACAAGATAAAGGGAATACAGGTCAATTATGCGTCGATCGGCTCCGGCGGAGGCATCAGACAGTTCACTGCCGGTGTTGTGGATTTCGGCGCGACCGATGCTTATATGACAAACGATGAGATATCTAAGGTGAGTGGCGGGGTCGTACACGTGCCGACAGTGATGGGAGCGGTCGCAGTGGTTTTCAATAACGGTCTCAAGACTCTAAATCTTGACGGAAAAACCCTTGCAGCGATATTCATGGGAGACATCAAGAAATGGAACGATGAAAGGATAGCGGAACTCAATCCCGGAATATCGCTTCCAGATTCAAGCATACTTATAGCCCACAGATCTGATGCCAGCGGGACCACGAGCATCTTCACAGGATATCTTGCAAAAGTGAGCACCGACTGGGCTGCAAAAGTCGGAGCCGGGAAAGCGGTCGCGTGGCCGGTAGGTGTCGGTGCAAAGGGAAATGAAGGAGTGACTGGAGCGGTAGTGAACAACAGTAACTCCATCGGGTACGTCGAGCTGGCTTACGCGAAACAGAATAACCTGCCTATGGCGGCAATAAAGAACCGTTCGGGAAATTATGTGTTACCGTCCGTAAGCGGTGTCACGGCAGCGGCGGATAAAGGCATGTCAAAGATACCCGCAGATTTCAGGGGCGAAATACTGAACATGCCGGGAAGCGCAAGCTATCCGATATCCGGACTGACATGGATAGTTGTAAGAAAAGAAAATTCGAACGCTGAAAAAACAAAACTACTTAAGGATTTTCTCGGCTGGTCGCTGACAAAAGGTCAGGATTATGCAGGAGATCTGTATTATGCTCCTCTGCCGCAGTCATTAAGGAATAAAGTCGTTGCAGCTTTGGAGACGATAAAATAGTTTTGAAAAATGATCCGAACAAGGCCGACAGGATCTATAGAACAATAGCAGTAATATTTGCCGCGGTCATCCCTGTGATGTCCGCGGCGGTATTTTTGATGCTGGCGCAAAAATCCATCCCGTCAATAATTGCTTTCGGCCCGGGTTTTCTTGTCAGATCGGTCTGGGACCCGGTAGCTGAAATATACGGAGCTTTGCCGTTCATTTACGGGACGCTTCTTTCTTCATTTATCGCACTGGTGATAGCCGTGCCGCTCGGGCTCGGATGCGCTGTCTATCTTTCAGAAGTTTCAAAGTCAAAGTTCAAAGAATATATTGCAACGATGGTGGACATGCTGGCTGCGATACCTTCTGTAGTGTACGGTCTTTGGGGTATATTTGTTCTCGGTCCTTTCCTTGTGCAGTATATCCAGCCTTTCCTGGCAAAATATTTCGGTTTCATCCCTCTTTTTCAGGGGCCGCCTATGGGGCTCAGCATGATGACAGGAGGAGTGATACTCGCGATAATGATACTTCCGACCATTACTTCCGTATCAAGAGAGATACTTCAAGTTGTCCCTAACAGTCTGCGTGAATCCGCAATGGCGCTCGGTGCGACAAAATGGGAAACGGTTAGGACCGCGGTGCTTCCTCCGGCCGTGTCAGGTATAGTCGGGGCTGTGATACTCGCTCTTGGAAGGGCAGTTGGTGAGACGATGGCAATAACGATGGTGATAGGTAACAGGCCGGAGGTGTCGGCTTCGTTATTTGCTCCCGGATACACGCTGGCATCGGTAATAGCAAATGAATTTGCGGAAGCCTCGAGCCCGATGAACCTTTCAGCAATGTTCGAAATAGGATTGATTCTCTTACTCTTGACGGTCGTGATCAACGGACTTGCAAGGATACTGATATGGAAAATAGCGGGCAAAGGTCTTATTCAATAAGAAAGTTGAAGGACAGGCTTTTTATATACGCAGCAGTCTTCTGCGCTGGGGCCGCAGTCCTTCCTTTGATACTTCTTCTGGGATACGTCATTTTTAAAGGCGCATCTTCTTTGACTCTGAGCTTTTTCACTCATGTGCCTGTTCCGGTCGGTGAGAATGGCGGCGGCATCGGCAACGGAATAATAGGTACTTTAATGATAGTAGGTCTTGGATGCGTTTTCAGCCTGCCAATCGGAATATTTTCAGGCATCTGGCTTTCAGAGTGGGGAAAAGGAAAGACAGGATTCATTGTTAGGTACTGCGTTGACGTGATGAGTGGTGTTCCCACAATTGTCCTTGCTTTGTTCTCTTATACCGTTTTTGTCCTTACAATGCACCGGTTTTCGGCGATCGCGGGCGGTTTTGCGGTGGCAATGATAATGCTTCCATATATAACAAAGACGACCGAAGAAATGCTGAAAATGGTCCCAAGGACGCTCAGGGAATCAGCGCTTGCTCTGGGTATTCCGGAATGGAGGGTCTCTTTAAGCGTTGTTGTAAGATCGGCATGGAGCGGAATATTTACCGGGGTGATGCTCGCGGTCGCAAGAGCGGCCGGAGAAACGGCCCCGCTATTATTCACGGCCTTCAACAGCATGTACTGGAACTTTATGCCGGATCAGCCGACAGCCTCCATGACCGTGCAAATATACACTTATGCGATATCTCCTTATGAGCAATGGCATAATATGGCCTGGGCCGGATCACTTGTGCTAATCGGTATAGTTCTTTTTGTTACAATATTTGTAAGGAAATTCTCAAAGAGGGTGAACTTTGGATAAAGAAAAGATAAAAGTAAAAGAACTTAACGCCTGGTTCGGGGCTAAGCAGGCGCTTAAAAATATTAATGTTTCTATTGCGGAGAACATGGTTACTGCAGTCATCGGCCCTTCAGGTTGCGGCAAGTCCACTTTTATCCGGTGCGTGAACAGGATGCACGAGACTGTCATTGACGCAAGGATGAGCGGAGAAATATCGCTTGAAGGAATCATCATCAGCGATCCATCGGTTGATCCGGTCGGGATCCGGCGAAAAATAGGCATGGTCTTTCAAAAGGCGACCCCTTTCCCGACAATGTCCATCTATGACAATGTTGCGGCAGGTCTCAAGTTGAACGGACTTAACAACAGAAAAAAACTTGATGAAGCGGTCGAGCACAGCCTGAAACAGGCGGCCTTGTGGGAAGAAGTTAAAGACATCCTGTTCTGCCCCGGGAACTCTCTTTCCGGCGGTCAGCAGCAAAGGCTTTGCATAGCAAGGGCATTGGCGGTAAAACCTGAAGTTCTTCTGCTTGATGAGCCCTGCTCAGCGCTTGACCCGATCTCCACGGGGAAAATTGAAGACCTGATCGCGGAGCTTAAAAAATCGATCACAATACTGATAGTTACCCATAATATGCAGCAGGCAGCGCGTGTTGCGGACTTTACCGGATTCTTTCTTCTGGGCGAGCTGATAGAGTTTGATATCACGAAAAAAATATTCACCGCTCCTTCGGATAAAAGGACAGAGGATTATATTACAGGAAGATTCGGATAAGGAGGACAATCATGAGCGAACGGACAATGGATACGGAACTTTCAGAATTGAACGGATTAATAATGATGATGGCAAATATGGTCGAGACTTCCGTTGCCATGAGCATCGAAGCTGTCAAGAGAAGGGATGAAAAGATGTCGGATAAAGTCATAGAGGATGATAAGGAAGTCGACCAACTTGAGCTTGAGATAGACGATAAATGCATCACTATTCTTGCGACAAGACAGCCGATGGCAGCTGATTTAAGATTTATCGCGACCGCAATGAAGATCGTAACAGACCTTGAAAGGATAGGGGATCTTTCAGTTGATATCTCTCAAAGGAACAAAGAACTTTTAAACTGGCCGCTCCTTAAACCTCTTATAGATACTCCAAAACTTGCGGAGATAGCAAGGCAGATGATAAGAGAGAGTATCGATTCTTTTGTAAAAAGAGACGGTTCAAGGAGCCTTAAGATACACGACCTTGAAAAAGAATCTGACAGATTAAAGGACCTGATAACCGACGAGCTGATAGACATAATGACAAAGGATTGTTCCGCCGTACCAAAAGCTATCCCGCTTGTACTTATTGCAAGGCATCTCGAGCGCATCTGCGACCACGCGATGAATATTGCCGAAGATGTTGTTTACATGGTTGAGGCGAAGGTCGTCAAGCATCTGCATGAACAAGGAGGTGGGTAAGATGGTAAATGAAGGCCCATGGTATTTAAAACAGTCTCCCCTGGGAGCTGGGTATCAGCACTTTTCAAATACTGCAAAACAGGCTTCCATACTGGATTCGAAGACAAAAGAACTAATACGCGTCGCGATAGCCTCCGTTTTCCGGTGCCGGCATTGCACGGAGCATCATATTAAGGACGCGCTAGCGGCGGGAGCGACAAAGCAGGAAATATCTGAAACGATCCTTCTCTCAGCTTTACAGGCTGCGGGGACACAGCTAAACTGGCACAAAGAGTTTTTTGAAGAAAAACTAACAGATAAATAAGCAGGCGATTTTTGCGGAAGGCCCTCCAGAGGCGGGTAAAGGTTTGGGGAGGGAGTCCTTCGCTTTGCTCAGGATAAACTCCAACCGCCCCCAAGATAGGAAGGCTACAGCCTACCCAGATCTTTCTTCTTGCAGCCGTGAATAGTGTTAGGTATAATCAGAGTAATGGTAGCGGTGTGGGCCGCTCGCACCATTTTCATTAGTGGGGGCATAGTTCAGCTGGTAGAACGTCTGCTTTGCAAGCAGAAGGTCCGCGG
This sequence is a window from Candidatus Saganbacteria bacterium. Protein-coding genes within it:
- a CDS encoding response regulator — its product is MMKTVLVVDDEKDIVEAIEYNLSKEGYKVHKAFDGDTGLLTAQNKLPDIVILDLMLPKMDGTEVCKRLKKDAKTANIPVIMLTAKSEETDKIVGLEIGADDYMTKPFSMRELLARIKAILKRYGTGVEKTQSILKYPGLEIDVDQHIVTVIGKKLELTAKEFLLLKYLAENKERVYSRDKLLDSVWGIDAAIETRTVDVHMRRLREKLKSASHYLKTLHGVGYKFSEKS
- the pstC gene encoding phosphate ABC transporter permease subunit PstC, with amino-acid sequence MKNDPNKADRIYRTIAVIFAAVIPVMSAAVFLMLAQKSIPSIIAFGPGFLVRSVWDPVAEIYGALPFIYGTLLSSFIALVIAVPLGLGCAVYLSEVSKSKFKEYIATMVDMLAAIPSVVYGLWGIFVLGPFLVQYIQPFLAKYFGFIPLFQGPPMGLSMMTGGVILAIMILPTITSVSREILQVVPNSLRESAMALGATKWETVRTAVLPPAVSGIVGAVILALGRAVGETMAITMVIGNRPEVSASLFAPGYTLASVIANEFAEASSPMNLSAMFEIGLILLLLTVVINGLARILIWKIAGKGLIQ
- the phoU gene encoding phosphate signaling complex protein PhoU, with the protein product MSERTMDTELSELNGLIMMMANMVETSVAMSIEAVKRRDEKMSDKVIEDDKEVDQLELEIDDKCITILATRQPMAADLRFIATAMKIVTDLERIGDLSVDISQRNKELLNWPLLKPLIDTPKLAEIARQMIRESIDSFVKRDGSRSLKIHDLEKESDRLKDLITDELIDIMTKDCSAVPKAIPLVLIARHLERICDHAMNIAEDVVYMVEAKVVKHLHEQGGG
- a CDS encoding carboxymuconolactone decarboxylase family protein, translated to MVNEGPWYLKQSPLGAGYQHFSNTAKQASILDSKTKELIRVAIASVFRCRHCTEHHIKDALAAGATKQEISETILLSALQAAGTQLNWHKEFFEEKLTDK
- the pstA gene encoding phosphate ABC transporter permease PstA, with the translated sequence MENSGQRSYSIRKLKDRLFIYAAVFCAGAAVLPLILLLGYVIFKGASSLTLSFFTHVPVPVGENGGGIGNGIIGTLMIVGLGCVFSLPIGIFSGIWLSEWGKGKTGFIVRYCVDVMSGVPTIVLALFSYTVFVLTMHRFSAIAGGFAVAMIMLPYITKTTEEMLKMVPRTLRESALALGIPEWRVSLSVVVRSAWSGIFTGVMLAVARAAGETAPLLFTAFNSMYWNFMPDQPTASMTVQIYTYAISPYEQWHNMAWAGSLVLIGIVLFVTIFVRKFSKRVNFG
- a CDS encoding ATP-binding protein: MFKSIRPVIFLVLTGIVLISFLLLSLIALPSIKDLAVSQIKDQLLVQANMSREDFSNLLLSNAVKAVSQEKAVEIAKNTGSRVTLINKDGAVLADSDEPLSKIKAMENHLTRPEVVEAASGKYGSSIRYSETTRRDQIYLALALREKNGRILGYLRMSDPSEYIPKITLKFYRSLALALLLALAVCVITSYFISMIFTRPLRRLVETSEKISEGRFPATIMKKSWFEIGSLERAVEKMSLKLSDLFNNIKKQQGSSGAVFSGMKEGVVVLDKDGKIHTVNPAVEKIFGLHGDDLTGKTVLEVLRNNEIAAITDRSIKLGKEIEEEIDILTPVEASFAVYAGPIKDKDGDIFGGICVLHDITKLKKLERYRSEFVANISHELKTPLTAIKNYAETLLNSAPDDKEKSREFILKIEKHSDNLSSLIDDILELSRLESGVKSGEPKSVNISEVISRSVELLLEKANKKGIVINVECDGQLSIRSIKDHLFRAVSNLIDNAVNYSEKDSMVSIKCVRKDNNIEISVSDNGIGIPKENIGRIFERFYRVDPGRSRDSGGTGLGLSIVKHIMELHGGRVSVQSEAGKGSTFTLIFPL
- the pstB gene encoding phosphate ABC transporter ATP-binding protein PstB gives rise to the protein MDKEKIKVKELNAWFGAKQALKNINVSIAENMVTAVIGPSGCGKSTFIRCVNRMHETVIDARMSGEISLEGIIISDPSVDPVGIRRKIGMVFQKATPFPTMSIYDNVAAGLKLNGLNNRKKLDEAVEHSLKQAALWEEVKDILFCPGNSLSGGQQQRLCIARALAVKPEVLLLDEPCSALDPISTGKIEDLIAELKKSITILIVTHNMQQAARVADFTGFFLLGELIEFDITKKIFTAPSDKRTEDYITGRFG
- the pstS gene encoding phosphate ABC transporter substrate-binding protein PstS, translated to MIKKVFAALSIMAVIFTGMSAAADLNGAGATFPYPIYSKWMSEYNKIKGIQVNYASIGSGGGIRQFTAGVVDFGATDAYMTNDEISKVSGGVVHVPTVMGAVAVVFNNGLKTLNLDGKTLAAIFMGDIKKWNDERIAELNPGISLPDSSILIAHRSDASGTTSIFTGYLAKVSTDWAAKVGAGKAVAWPVGVGAKGNEGVTGAVVNNSNSIGYVELAYAKQNNLPMAAIKNRSGNYVLPSVSGVTAAADKGMSKIPADFRGEILNMPGSASYPISGLTWIVVRKENSNAEKTKLLKDFLGWSLTKGQDYAGDLYYAPLPQSLRNKVVAALETIK